A genomic window from Shewanella vesiculosa includes:
- a CDS encoding type II toxin-antitoxin system YhaV family toxin, whose amino-acid sequence MEVIIKNGYELHALDIFTAELTRITELAEALAIKDPDEFFHHPTYKLFEAIQTNIFTNVPAEPNHPDFRLGKTLGKKYTSWRRIKKKSLPTRYRLFFQFKTDAPKAIIYAWINDETTQRKAGSKTDVYYVFEKMLEGNRVPNSWGELIAAATPIPPLKA is encoded by the coding sequence ATGGAAGTAATTATAAAAAATGGCTACGAACTTCATGCGCTTGATATTTTTACTGCCGAACTGACCCGCATAACTGAATTAGCTGAAGCCTTAGCAATCAAAGATCCAGACGAATTTTTTCACCATCCAACTTATAAACTCTTCGAAGCAATTCAAACTAATATTTTTACTAATGTACCAGCTGAGCCTAATCACCCAGATTTTAGGTTAGGTAAAACTCTCGGTAAAAAATACACATCTTGGCGTCGCATCAAGAAAAAATCATTGCCAACTAGATATCGGTTATTCTTTCAATTTAAAACAGATGCCCCAAAAGCCATTATCTATGCATGGATAAACGATGAAACGACTCAGCGCAAGGCTGGGAGTAAAACAGATGTTTATTATGTATTTGAAAAAATGCTTGAGGGTAACCGTGTCCCAAATAGCTGGGGCGAACTTATTGCCGCAGCAACCCCTATTCCCCCATTAAAAGCCTAA
- a CDS encoding site-specific integrase encodes MAVRNTKDGSDKPWLCECYPNGRDGKRIRKKFATKGEATAFELYTMKKVDEKPWLGEKVDNRKLSELIKRWYDLHGQQLAQPETRLRKLQLTCDGMNDPVASKITVNDFANYRQMRLDGEIEDFQGKKTKVKPNTINHEHAYLNAVFSELKRLGEWTHPNPLEGLPQFKIEDTELAYLYPEEIPIVLDECRNAEYEHLVTIVMVCLATGCRWSEAENLKGSQIAHNRITFVKTKGKKNRTVPIAQELANMLPRVRGPLFRPCRRSFERAIKRTGLIFPEGQMTHILRHTFASHFMMNGGNILVLKQVLGHSDIKDTMRYAHFAPDHLDDAITKNPIAGLLNK; translated from the coding sequence GTGGCAGTAAGAAACACTAAAGACGGTAGCGACAAACCTTGGCTTTGCGAGTGCTATCCTAATGGGCGTGATGGTAAACGCATTCGCAAAAAGTTTGCTACTAAAGGCGAAGCGACTGCGTTTGAACTTTATACCATGAAAAAGGTGGACGAAAAGCCGTGGCTAGGTGAAAAGGTCGATAATCGTAAGTTATCGGAACTGATCAAACGCTGGTATGACTTGCATGGCCAACAACTGGCACAACCTGAAACACGTTTACGAAAATTACAGTTAACCTGCGATGGAATGAACGACCCAGTTGCCAGCAAAATAACCGTTAACGATTTTGCTAATTACCGCCAAATGCGACTTGATGGTGAAATAGAAGATTTTCAAGGTAAAAAGACCAAGGTTAAACCGAATACAATTAACCACGAACACGCCTATTTGAACGCGGTGTTTTCGGAGTTAAAGCGTTTAGGTGAATGGACTCACCCTAACCCGCTTGAGGGTTTACCTCAGTTCAAAATTGAAGATACTGAACTGGCCTACCTTTACCCAGAAGAAATACCCATAGTATTGGACGAATGCCGCAATGCAGAATATGAACACCTGGTAACAATAGTAATGGTGTGTTTGGCAACCGGCTGCCGATGGTCAGAAGCTGAAAACCTCAAAGGCAGTCAAATAGCGCATAACCGCATTACCTTTGTAAAAACCAAAGGTAAGAAAAACCGGACAGTACCAATAGCGCAAGAACTGGCAAACATGCTGCCAAGAGTCCGCGGCCCATTATTCAGACCGTGCCGCAGATCATTTGAACGTGCAATAAAACGAACCGGTTTAATATTCCCAGAAGGCCAAATGACCCACATTTTACGCCACACATTCGCCAGCCATTTTATGATGAACGGTGGCAATATTTTGGTACTTAAACAAGTATTAGGTCATTCAGATATTAAAGACACAATGCGCTACGCCCACTTCGCACCAGATCACTTAGACGATGCGATAACTAAAAACCCGATAGCAGGATTACTAAATAAATAA
- a CDS encoding DUF6602 domain-containing protein — MIKAHLEAVEEQLLATSKIPANSGHSLHKGTPREAFIKEFLVNHLSETVSIGTGEIVDCDSKPNEQRNQFDIVIYKKNYPKLDFGGGISGFLAESVVATIEVKSTLDNQGLIQSINAARNAKGLKQNLNSSFSTGWLPPTIMNYVVAYAGPAQMQTVFGWLGNHHIQNSIAIENAEERCSKKSPSLDGIFVLGKGFIKFDNSPTTNISAEIRQKYPDINWSITDIENGSLLMLFLSLLEATNNIQGAWLDPLPYLKNVRFHKIAYA; from the coding sequence ATGATTAAGGCGCACTTAGAGGCCGTAGAAGAGCAGTTACTCGCAACCTCGAAAATTCCAGCAAACTCCGGACATTCTTTACATAAAGGAACTCCCCGAGAGGCTTTTATTAAAGAGTTCCTTGTGAACCATTTAAGTGAAACCGTTTCTATTGGCACAGGTGAAATTGTAGATTGTGACTCTAAACCAAATGAACAGCGCAATCAGTTTGATATTGTCATCTATAAAAAAAACTACCCTAAGCTTGATTTCGGGGGGGGTATATCAGGTTTTCTTGCAGAATCTGTAGTGGCAACAATAGAAGTTAAGTCAACTCTTGATAATCAGGGTTTAATTCAATCAATTAATGCAGCTAGAAATGCGAAAGGCTTAAAGCAAAACCTCAATAGCAGTTTCTCTACGGGTTGGCTTCCTCCAACTATTATGAATTATGTTGTGGCTTACGCTGGTCCAGCACAGATGCAAACGGTCTTTGGGTGGCTTGGAAATCACCATATTCAGAATAGTATTGCAATAGAAAATGCCGAAGAAAGATGCAGTAAAAAAAGTCCTTCTCTAGATGGAATATTTGTTTTGGGTAAAGGTTTTATAAAGTTTGATAACTCCCCAACAACTAACATTTCAGCGGAAATCCGACAAAAGTACCCAGACATAAACTGGTCAATAACGGATATAGAAAATGGCTCATTACTAATGCTTTTTTTATCACTATTAGAGGCTACAAATAATATTCAGGGGGCGTGGTTAGATCCGCTGCCATATCTCAAAAACGTTCGATTCCACAAGATAGCATATGCATAA
- a CDS encoding zinc ribbon domain-containing protein YjdM gives MSDVIPPCPKCESPYAYSDGTLLICPECANEWNPNEEVVDPDAIILKDANGNLLAEGDKVTLIKDLKVKGSSLVLKVGTKAVINHFVDGDHDIDCKVDGNGQMMLKSKFVKKQS, from the coding sequence ATGAGTGATGTAATCCCGCCATGCCCAAAATGTGAGTCTCCGTACGCTTATTCCGACGGCACATTATTAATTTGCCCAGAATGCGCCAATGAGTGGAACCCAAATGAAGAAGTGGTTGATCCAGACGCTATCATTTTAAAAGATGCCAACGGCAACTTATTAGCAGAAGGCGACAAAGTCACCTTAATCAAAGACCTTAAAGTAAAAGGTTCATCACTCGTGCTTAAAGTTGGCACTAAAGCAGTGATCAACCATTTTGTCGACGGCGACCACGACATCGATTGTAAAGTGGATGGCAATGGCCAAATGATGCTGAAATCGAAGTTTGTTAAAAAACAAAGCTAA
- a CDS encoding CopG family transcriptional regulator, giving the protein MENKTARFTVLMDPLKKQAFEQLCAAQDLTPSQVTRQLIREYLEKHDVSFADNQSRPNPQVKS; this is encoded by the coding sequence GTGGAAAATAAAACTGCACGTTTTACTGTATTAATGGACCCGCTAAAAAAGCAGGCATTTGAACAACTGTGTGCTGCGCAAGATCTCACCCCATCACAAGTCACCCGTCAGCTTATTCGCGAATACCTCGAAAAGCATGATGTGAGTTTTGCTGACAATCAAAGTCGTCCCAATCCTCAGGTAAAAAGCTAA
- a CDS encoding leucine-rich repeat-containing protein kinase family protein has product MQTLQQLNDGLLLGYQRVSIAEQLTQFPTKLFELADTLEVLDLSNNQLSSLPDNFADLHQLKILFVSNNLFEHLPAVLGQCPKLEMIGFKANQIRTVPEASIPKQTRWLILTDNQIEQLPDSLGQCHRLEKLALAGNRLTALPNSMANCHQLALIRLSANQLTALPHWLFELPNLAWLAFAGNAFSHVEHCDNTRVPVVPLSQFTLGQLLGQGASGLIYQATHHAEQSDEASFSCQTDVAIKLFKGMVTSDGYPADELDCCLTAGEHPNLINVVAQINQPEQLGLVMQLIPPSYGNLGLPPSLQTCSRDTFEAQTVFTWARITYIASQMADILAHLHQNGISHGDIYAHNIMINTQDNVLFGDFGAASNLKQFTPQHLQLMQAIEVRAFGYLVDDMLNLIDNPNTPQATMLRQLVQDCLQHSVSTRPSFEALLPRLASIV; this is encoded by the coding sequence ATGCAGACACTGCAACAATTAAATGATGGTTTGTTACTGGGTTATCAACGGGTCAGTATCGCTGAACAACTTACGCAATTTCCTACAAAACTGTTTGAATTAGCCGATACCCTAGAAGTACTCGATCTTAGCAATAACCAGTTGTCGTCGTTGCCGGATAATTTTGCTGATTTACATCAACTTAAAATCTTGTTTGTGTCGAATAACCTATTTGAACATCTTCCAGCTGTATTAGGTCAGTGTCCAAAGCTCGAAATGATAGGTTTTAAAGCCAATCAAATTCGCACCGTACCAGAAGCATCCATTCCGAAACAAACCCGTTGGTTAATTTTAACCGATAACCAAATTGAGCAATTGCCAGACAGTTTAGGTCAATGTCATCGGCTCGAAAAGCTTGCGCTTGCGGGTAACCGATTAACAGCATTACCTAATAGCATGGCAAACTGCCATCAATTAGCCCTGATCCGATTATCGGCTAACCAGCTTACCGCTTTACCACATTGGTTATTTGAGTTACCTAACTTAGCCTGGTTAGCCTTTGCAGGTAACGCGTTCAGTCATGTTGAACATTGCGATAATACTCGCGTACCTGTAGTGCCATTAAGCCAGTTTACTTTAGGTCAGTTACTCGGGCAGGGCGCATCTGGACTGATTTACCAAGCCACTCACCATGCTGAACAATCAGATGAGGCAAGCTTTAGCTGCCAGACTGATGTTGCGATTAAGTTGTTTAAAGGCATGGTGACCAGCGATGGTTACCCAGCAGATGAGCTTGATTGCTGCTTAACCGCCGGCGAACACCCAAATTTAATCAATGTCGTGGCACAAATTAATCAACCAGAGCAACTGGGTTTAGTGATGCAACTTATCCCGCCAAGCTATGGCAATTTAGGTTTACCGCCGTCGTTGCAAACCTGTAGCCGCGACACCTTTGAAGCGCAAACCGTATTTACTTGGGCTCGCATAACTTATATTGCCAGCCAAATGGCTGATATTTTGGCTCATTTACATCAAAATGGGATTAGCCATGGCGATATCTATGCCCACAACATCATGATAAATACTCAAGATAACGTATTGTTTGGTGACTTTGGCGCCGCCTCAAATTTAAAGCAGTTCACCCCACAGCATTTGCAATTAATGCAAGCGATTGAGGTGAGGGCGTTTGGTTATTTGGTCGATGACATGCTAAACCTCATCGATAACCCAAACACACCACAAGCGACAATGTTGCGCCAGTTAGTACAAGATTGCTTGCAGCATAGTGTATCAACTAGACCGAGTTTTGAGGCGTTGTTACCCCGTTTAGCGAGCATTGTGTAA
- a CDS encoding alkene reductase, protein MTASLFTPYKLNDTLTLSNKILMAPLTRCMADDDLVPTLKMVDYYARRAEAGLIISEATIIRPDAQGYPNTPGLFTPAQIDGWREVTDAVHKSGGKIFAQLWHTGRVAHPHFFDGGDVLSSSAQAVEGTVPRMRELVYQTPKAATLDDIKQLVVDYAQAAANAIDAGFDGVEIHAANGYLIDQFLHHDNNRREDEYGQTPANMSRFALEVVDAVVATIGADRTAIRVSPGAYFNMAADPRDRDVFDYLLPELAKRHLAFLHGGIFDDSMQFDYLGGNISTYLRSVYTGTLVGVGSYTAETGSAAIADNKFDLLAIGRPFIANPDYVAKVRDGGELVTYADSMLAELI, encoded by the coding sequence ATGACGGCCAGTTTATTTACCCCTTACAAACTCAATGACACCTTAACATTATCAAACAAGATTTTAATGGCACCATTAACGCGTTGTATGGCGGATGATGACCTTGTGCCAACACTGAAGATGGTTGATTACTATGCTCGTCGAGCTGAAGCTGGTTTAATTATCAGTGAAGCGACAATTATCCGCCCCGATGCTCAAGGCTACCCAAACACCCCTGGCTTATTTACTCCAGCTCAAATTGACGGTTGGCGTGAAGTGACCGATGCCGTGCATAAAAGTGGCGGTAAAATCTTTGCTCAACTTTGGCACACTGGCCGTGTAGCACACCCACATTTTTTCGATGGTGGTGATGTACTTTCTTCTTCTGCACAAGCGGTTGAAGGCACAGTGCCTAGAATGCGCGAACTTGTTTATCAAACACCAAAAGCGGCCACCTTAGATGATATTAAGCAGTTAGTGGTTGATTATGCTCAAGCCGCGGCAAATGCGATTGATGCTGGCTTTGACGGCGTTGAAATTCATGCAGCGAATGGCTATTTAATTGACCAATTTTTGCATCATGACAACAATCGCCGTGAAGACGAATACGGCCAAACTCCGGCAAACATGTCACGCTTTGCTTTAGAAGTTGTCGATGCAGTGGTTGCCACAATTGGCGCAGATCGCACTGCTATTCGAGTTTCTCCTGGTGCCTATTTTAATATGGCCGCCGATCCACGCGACCGTGATGTGTTTGATTATTTATTACCTGAGTTGGCTAAACGCCATTTAGCGTTTTTACATGGTGGTATTTTTGACGACTCAATGCAGTTTGATTACTTAGGCGGCAATATATCGACCTATTTGCGCAGTGTTTATACTGGCACCTTAGTGGGTGTCGGTAGCTATACCGCTGAAACGGGCAGTGCAGCCATAGCCGACAACAAATTTGATTTGTTGGCAATTGGCCGTCCATTTATTGCCAATCCAGATTACGTGGCAAAAGTGCGTGATGGCGGCGAATTAGTGACATACGCTGACAGCATGTTAGCGGAACTGATTTAA
- a CDS encoding TetR/AcrR family transcriptional regulator gives MRHAEFNRETVLRAAMSTFLVNGFAKTSMQDLTKATGLHPGSIYCAFDNKKGLFIAAIEQYQQDRSKQFEQLFANDDSAVDNLGAYLALIVQECLSCDATQSCLLTKSLSEMGEQDEQIRLMACEFLQLWQQSLAQVFDTAKKQKLIAQDSDSQFLAQYLVMGIYGLRTVAHTEPNMQVLQPLADKLLNDLLRCESND, from the coding sequence ATGAGACACGCTGAATTTAATAGAGAAACTGTTTTACGTGCTGCTATGAGCACCTTTTTAGTGAATGGATTCGCTAAAACCAGTATGCAAGATCTCACCAAAGCAACGGGACTACATCCGGGATCAATTTACTGTGCCTTTGATAATAAAAAAGGCTTATTTATTGCTGCAATTGAGCAATATCAACAAGATCGCAGTAAGCAATTTGAGCAGCTATTTGCCAATGATGATTCAGCGGTAGACAACTTAGGTGCATATTTAGCCCTAATCGTACAAGAATGTTTAAGCTGCGATGCGACCCAGTCATGCTTACTGACCAAATCACTCAGTGAAATGGGCGAGCAAGATGAGCAAATTAGACTTATGGCCTGTGAATTTTTGCAGTTGTGGCAGCAGTCGTTAGCGCAAGTATTTGATACAGCAAAAAAACAGAAGTTAATCGCACAAGACAGTGACAGCCAATTTTTAGCGCAATATTTGGTGATGGGAATATACGGTTTAAGAACGGTGGCTCATACAGAACCTAATATGCAAGTATTACAGCCTTTGGCAGATAAGCTATTAAATGATTTATTACGCTGTGAATCAAATGATTAA
- a CDS encoding TIGR02922 family protein, which translates to MKSESAEGQTSTATVTILYYEAPVGLEMHNAVMTGLHVSKTGRVMIPESFRRGKSIIAVLEGECKILNSLGERVYSQRVLS; encoded by the coding sequence ATGAAATCTGAATCTGCTGAAGGTCAAACATCAACTGCCACTGTGACTATTTTGTATTATGAAGCGCCTGTTGGTTTAGAAATGCATAATGCTGTCATGACCGGTTTACATGTTAGTAAAACAGGACGCGTAATGATCCCAGAATCATTTCGTCGAGGTAAGTCAATTATTGCGGTGTTAGAGGGTGAGTGCAAAATACTTAACTCGTTAGGTGAGCGTGTTTATTCACAGCGTGTATTGAGCTAA
- a CDS encoding YebC/PmpR family DNA-binding transcriptional regulator, which produces MGRAYQNKKESMAKTAGQKTRIYSRYGKEIYICAKGGVDPDGNLALRSLIARAKKDQVPAHVIERAIEKARGGGGEDYDTARYEGFGPGGCMVIVDCLTDNGNRTFTQVRQAFVKNDAKLGSPGTVGHMFEHQAVFVFDGDDDEAILELLMMADVDVADVELEDGIISVFAPVSEFNNARTVLTEAFPEIDFKVENLAFVPQTMTELTGEDIESFEKFLAALDDCDDVQNVYHNAEINEE; this is translated from the coding sequence ATGGGCAGAGCATATCAAAATAAAAAAGAGTCCATGGCGAAAACCGCCGGCCAAAAGACACGAATTTACTCACGCTATGGTAAAGAGATTTACATTTGCGCTAAAGGTGGCGTTGACCCAGATGGTAACCTAGCTCTTCGTAGCTTGATTGCCCGCGCAAAGAAAGATCAAGTTCCGGCACACGTTATTGAACGTGCTATTGAAAAAGCTCGTGGTGGTGGTGGTGAAGATTACGATACCGCCCGCTATGAAGGTTTTGGACCTGGCGGTTGTATGGTGATTGTTGATTGCTTAACAGACAACGGTAACCGTACTTTTACTCAGGTTCGCCAAGCATTTGTTAAAAATGATGCCAAGTTAGGTAGCCCTGGTACTGTTGGCCATATGTTCGAACATCAAGCAGTATTTGTATTTGATGGTGATGACGATGAAGCTATTTTAGAACTGCTTATGATGGCTGACGTCGACGTTGCCGATGTAGAGCTTGAAGATGGCATCATCAGCGTATTTGCGCCAGTGTCAGAGTTTAACAATGCCCGCACAGTGTTAACTGAAGCCTTTCCAGAGATTGATTTTAAGGTAGAAAATTTAGCATTTGTGCCACAAACCATGACAGAACTTACTGGCGAAGACATTGAAAGTTTTGAAAAATTCTTAGCCGCTCTTGATGATTGTGACGACGTACAGAACGTTTATCACAACGCTGAGATTAACGAAGAATAA